In Listeria cossartiae subsp. cossartiae, one genomic interval encodes:
- a CDS encoding UvrB/UvrC motif-containing protein, with the protein MICQRCGENKAVIALQQFNESGKVESLYLCEDCAATEALSSEKDLVKAMDTFSEVALDFLTLLQKEENAQKKVVCGNCQLSFEEFLQTNRVGCSECYSAFEEQLVPIIGRVQNGYTKHVGKVPAVVERAEGVQNEISRLQEQLGQLVKNEEFEEAAVVRDQIRALKAGGEDK; encoded by the coding sequence ATGATTTGTCAAAGATGTGGGGAAAATAAGGCTGTTATTGCTTTACAACAATTCAATGAGTCTGGGAAAGTGGAATCATTGTATTTATGTGAGGATTGTGCAGCTACGGAAGCACTTTCTTCGGAAAAAGATTTAGTTAAAGCGATGGATACTTTTAGTGAGGTTGCACTTGATTTTTTGACGTTATTGCAAAAAGAAGAAAATGCGCAGAAAAAGGTTGTTTGCGGGAATTGTCAGCTTAGTTTTGAAGAGTTCTTACAAACGAATCGAGTGGGATGTTCGGAATGTTATTCGGCTTTTGAGGAGCAGTTGGTGCCGATTATTGGGCGAGTTCAGAATGGTTACACAAAACATGTTGGTAAAGTACCGGCTGTGGTTGAGCGAGCTGAGGGTGTTCAAAATGAGATTAGTCGCTTGCAAGAGCAGTTAGGACAATTAGTTAAAAATGAGGAGTTTGAAGAGGCGGCGGTTGTTCGTGATCAAATTCGGGCTTTGAAAGCTGGGGGTGAGGATAAATGA
- a CDS encoding CtsR family transcriptional regulator encodes MKNISDIIEAYLKQVLESSEAVEIKRSEIADKFECVPSQINYVINTRFTMERGYIVESKRGGGGYIRIIKVKMNDKLQLLEAIISMVHDKKVSQSFSEDVILRLLEEEVITKKEARLMVAALDREVLILPLPDRDILRSRILEAMLVALKYD; translated from the coding sequence ATGAAAAATATTTCTGATATTATAGAAGCTTATTTGAAGCAAGTCTTGGAGTCTAGTGAAGCAGTGGAAATTAAAAGAAGTGAAATTGCGGATAAGTTTGAATGTGTGCCTTCGCAAATTAACTATGTAATAAATACTAGGTTTACAATGGAACGAGGTTATATCGTTGAGAGTAAACGTGGTGGTGGCGGATATATTCGGATTATTAAAGTGAAGATGAATGATAAGCTTCAATTGTTAGAAGCAATTATATCAATGGTTCATGATAAAAAGGTCTCTCAATCATTTTCTGAGGATGTTATTTTGAGACTGCTTGAAGAGGAAGTTATAACGAAGAAAGAAGCGAGATTAATGGTTGCGGCATTAGACCGTGAAGTGTTAATTTTACCTTTACCAGATAGGGATATTTTGAGGAGTAGAATTTTAGAGGCGATGTTGGTTGCTTTGAAATATGATTAG